acaccactaaaaattaggctgttaccaaaatagaaattcaaaagataaaagaaaaagttaaaatttaagaattttacaaaataaaattgaaaaaaagtaaaaaatttggTTACAACTATCCCTCTCTACTTTCTTATTGCGATTTTCTCTTTTTATTAATGTTGCTTAAACTGGTCCAATTAAGGTTGGGAACTGGTCGAAGATTAGTTCGATTAAATTaagtttttttaataattttttaatcagATCGGTTGAATCGATAAATAAGAAAAATGTTGAGAAAAGAAAATATTAAGAATAAAATTGGAGTGGCGATTGAGTCTTGCGTTCGAGTGTGCTGAAGCACACTATCCTCCTATTCATAgatttagaaaaaataaaattattttcatttatttttaatacaCTATGAGAAAAAAAAGTGCAGAGATCTgactacttattattattattcatcttAACTTTTATCTCCACCTTTTGCACCCATCATTAATAACAAATACTAATCCACTTTAGAGTTtagctattttttaaaaaaattaaatatgtaaGGAGAAATTGCTCGAGACAGATGAAGGAATGGATAGATCGGGGAAATCTCCATTTCTTGATTtttttgatttttatatatttatattatttttgaaatattaaaattttaaattttttatatattttagaatttcctAAACCATAAGTATCAATTTAGGATAATATAAATTATGATATTAATATGCCACATCAGTTTTCTATAACATGGAGGTTAAACAAGTCAGTGACCATAACGTGAAATCGATAATGTTTGTGatcatataataatttttaaaaatttagtgaTTAAAACATAATTTTAGACAAATGTAAGTGACTAAACTAGTAGTTTTTCCTAAAGTGTATAGGGCCGCATTTAGTTGGGCCGAATTTATTTGGAGATAGTATCCTAATGGGCTAAAGAAtcaaaatgtttatttatttttttatctttcgTTTCAAGCAGAAGCTTCAGACAAAccctctttctttcttcttctactACTTCAGTTATCATTCATCGCGGCCGCTCTTAACCCTCCTTTTCAGGCGAGTCTCCAATATTCAATcttgcatttatttttttttgggaaaatttcttCGTTATTTTTATTTCAGGTCGGGCTATGAGACcgacttaattttttttatttgtattttagattttatgtgaatttaattgatatatattaggaaattttaatacaatttcagatcgtagttttattttattcttaattttttttgggGACTTGTATTTGGCTTCCTTCCTAGATTGAagataaagttttttttttttagattatttattctttaaattatttGATTAATAGAAAACGGAGTTGTTTATGTTTTAGGCTACCAAGGGCGGTTTTAAGAAATTGATTCAAAACATGGCGAATTTTGCGAAACCAGAGAATGCCTTGAAGAGAGCTGAAGGTTAGCTACAAATGTTTCCTTTGTTAGTTTGTTTGTTGTTTTTTCAAAATGTTTATTTTTTCGTCAATATATGCTACCCATTGTTTGGTATTAGAAAGATTATCTGCTGTTATGTGAATCTGGGTCTTGCAGCCATTGCCctaaattgttaaaagtttaTGTTGGGTTGTGATATTTAATTATACTTTTATTGTATAATGCGTTTGTAATGTATTGACTTTGTGATTTGGTTGATGCAGAGTTGATTAATGTTGGGCAGAAGCAAGATGCTTTGCAGGCTCTTCACAATCTAATAACTTCAAAGAGATACAGAGCTTGGCAGAAGCCGCTTGAAAGGATCATGTTTAAATATGTAGAGCTGTGTGTTGACATGCGGAAGGGCCGTTTTGCCAAGGATGGCCTGATTCAATATCGTATTGTATGTCAACATGTGAATGTCAGTTCTCTGGAGGAAGTGATCAAGCACTTCATGCATCTTTCTACTCAGAAAGCCGAGCAGGCTCGAAGCCAGGCAGAAGCCTTAGAAGAAGCATTAGATGTTGATGACCTTGAAGCTGATAAAAGGCCACAAGATTTAATGTTAAGCTATGTCAGTGGAGAGAAAGGAAAGGATAGGTCTGATCGTGAACTTGTTACTCCTTGGTTCAAGTTTCTCTGGGAGACCTATAGAACAGTGCTTGAAATATTGCGGAACAATTCCAAGTTAGAAGCACTCTATGCGGTATTTCCTGTCTAAATGACTTCCATCAATGTTCACCGTTTGTTGCAACTATATctgtaaattttcaattttttactaCTACATCAAAATGTGCAATCCTGTTTTCAGCATTATCATAGAAGGGACTCTAGGTTCTTGCATACTATTTTGTGTTCGTAGTCTTGCGTTGCAAGATGAGTGGAACTTTTAATTGATTTAGTATTTAGAATTGAAGTTATTCTTTGTATTAGAATCTTTAAGCTTTAAACGAAAAGTTTCGAGTAACATAGGGACTTACAGTTGTTATTTGGTGAGTTACAAAGAACTAACAAGGTTGCTGGAAAAAAAAGGTACacaggcaaaaaaaaaaaaagattttggtCTTGGGAAAATGATAATATAGCATTTGGAATCGatgcttctttttctttctttcgttctctttttttttttgggggcggGGAGGTTAACAATCTTTTAGCTTGAAAGGGTAACTTTTCAGGAATATAGGATTTAGCATGGCCAAAAAAATTGGTTTTGGTCTGGTGTAGGTGGCTTCACCTGCACATCCTTACAATTGAAACATAATGGCATTAATGTCTCTTGTTTTGTGCTTGCACTTGATAATGTCTTGTTTCCATGATTTTAGTAATATTTTTACATATTTGAAATAACaaatctttgtattttttaaaaaatatcctGTAGATGACAGCACATCGGGCATTCCAGTTTTGCAAGCAGTATAAACGAACAACAGAGTTCCGAAGGTTGTGTGAGATTATAAGGAATCATTTAGCAAATCTAAATAAATATAAAGACCAGAGGGACAGACCTGATCTTTCAGCACCTGAAAGCTTGCAACTGTACCTTGATACGAGATTTGAGCAGCTAAAGATTGCTACTGAACTTGGACTCTGGCAGGTGTGCTTCTTGCCATATCCACCTTTTTGTGCTTAATGGATGAGTTTGCTATCTTGTAATGGATAGATCTTACCTGCTTCTTATTGTTGCTTGCTATGTTGGTCCTTACAGGAAGCTTTTCGTTCTGTTGAAGATATTCATGGATTGATGTCCATTGTCAAGAAAACTCCCAAGGCTTCCTTGATGGTGGTTTATTATGCCAAGTTAACTGAAATATTCTGGATTTCAAGCAGCCATCTTTATCATGCTTATGCATGGTTAAACCTATTTTCACTTCAAAAAAGCTTTAATAAAAACTTAAGTCAGAAGGACTTGCAGTTGATAGCATCATCAGTTGTTTTGGCTGCACTGTCAGTTACCCCTTACAATCAAACACGTGGTGCATCACACTTGGAAGTTGAAAATGAGAAAGAACGCAACCTTCGAATGTCAAATCTTATAGGATTTAATCTTGAATCTAAACTTGAGAACAGAGAAGTGGTATATTGTATTTTCATTTGATGtacttttgtttttcttgataTTACCAACTCTTGACATTTTTTACTTCTTACAGTTGTCAAGGTCTGCAGTTCTCACAGAGCTGGTATGTTTAAATTTTATGAGTTCTTTTTGCTTTGTTTCTTCTTTTCTCTgcatgttatttttatttatttgatggCTTGTTTCTCATGAATTTTCGAAGTTTAAATTGTTCAAATGGCCTTTAAAGAAGCAGCAAGAGCATGGATGGTAATGTTGTCAATTGCCGGGTTGTTTATATGTCTTAAGTACTCTTAACAATGACATTTCTCAAATCAATTTTAATATGGTGGAATTCAACCCAACTAGGGCTGTTAATTACAAACTATTTCGGTTTGGCTACATCATATAATTACTCCATTGTTTAAGGCAAATAATCAATTGCTATATAGGCTTAACTCTTTATCTAGGTTATCATAGCCTTAAAAATCTGCTCTATTCCTAGATCTCTTTTTGGTCCTGAATCATTATATTCACGAAATGATGGTCTTTCGTTGCTATGTTCTTTAGGACAAAGAAATTAGTCTTTGCATTTTTGCAAGTTAGGCTTGAGTTCTCTCTCTCTCTGAGTTGTATAGGATACCAAAGAGTATTGGCTTTACATTTATGTGACTAGAATTTTTATTGTCTTTTAGAGTGTTGACCTACTGCCTTTTGTTTATTCCTTTTTATTTAGGTATCCAAAGGTGTACTTAGTTGTGCAACTCAAGAAGTGAAAGATCTTTACCATCTTTTAGAAAATGATTTTCTCCCTCTTGATGTTGCATCTAAGATACATCCATTGTTGATGAAAATATCAAAGCTGGGTGGGAAGCTGACTTCAGCTTCGTCTGTACCCGAGGTTCAACTCTCTCAATATGTTCCTTCCCTTGAAAGGCTTGCTACCCTCAGATTGCTTAAGCAGGTCTGTTACtgttttttgtttattttcttttcattgttcttttttattttttactcgTGTTAAGCTTAAGCATGTGTGATCTTGTGATTATACTTGATTTACTTGCTTCTCCAGGTTTCCCAACTTTACGAGACAATGAAAATTGAGAGTCTGTCTCAGATGATCCCCTTTTGTGAATTTTCTATGGTTGAAAAGATTTCTGTTGATGCTGTGAAACATAATTTCATAGCCATGAAAGTTGACCACATGAAAGGCGCTGTGCTGTTTGGTAATATGGTAAGTTAGGATTTTGGCTGTTTATGCTTATTTCTTTGTGGATATTTCTAGGATTTATGCATTCTGTTCATATTTCTTAAAGGCCTCTGTATAGCAGAagataatatatttttttcattatgCTGTCCTTTTCAGGGTCTTGAATCTGACAAGCTTCAAGATCACTTGACTGTTTTTGCCGAGTCTTTGAATAAAGCAAGATCAATGATATATCCCGCTCCAAAGAAAGCATCAAAGCTGTATGAAGTTTTACCAGGGTTAGGGGAAATTGTAGACAAGGAACACAGAAGACTTCTTGCACGGAAATCAATCATtgagaaaagaaaggaagaacaAGAGCGTCAACTATTGGAAATGGTATCCCCATTTAAAACATAGGTTTCATCATTTAGCAAAATAACAGAAATTTCATAAACTTTTGCCCATGCTTTtgtttgttttgatatgttaggaACGTGAGGAGGAGTCAAAGAGGCAGCATTTGCTGAAGAAAACTGAAGAAGCAGAAAAGAAGAGGCTTGCTGCTATGTTTGAACAACAACGAGCTGAAAGAATTCGTAAGGAAATAGAGGAGCGGGAGCTTGAAGAAGCACAGGCACTACTACAGGAAACTGAAAAGCATTTAAAAAGAGGGAAAAAGAAGCCAATTTTGGATGGGGTAAGTGGCCAGTTTTTCTCATCCAATCacattttttataatattgaatTTGGTTTTTGACTATGAATATGCATCCAGGAGAAATTAACAAAGCAAACCTTGATCGAGCGGGCTTTGAGTGAGCAGCTCAAGGAGAGGCAGGAACAGGAGAAGAGACTGCAAAAAGTTGCTAAAACAATGGACCATCTAGAAAGGGCAAAGAGAGAGGAAGCAGCCCCCTTGATTGAAGCTGCTTTTCAACGGAGATTGGTAGAAGAGAAGGTGCTTCATGAACGTGAGCAACAGGTGAATATTCCTGTTCTCGATTTTGTTATTGCACCTGTTTTTGCATTTAAAACATACCTTGTTTGCaattttataaacatataaaatacttTGATGTGCTCAAGTTTGCCTCAAGGGATGCTCGCCCTTAATTTGCGGGGCGTATATATCACTAATGGATGGACTGTCGATCTATGTTACACCATCTTTGTTTGAGAGAGGTTTTTGTGGCTATTCTCAACACATCGATGATTCTTTTTTTCTTCCGACTTGTAGCTGGAAGTTGAGTTGAGCAGACAGCGCCATGATGGGGACTTGAAAGAGAAGAATAGGCTGGCACGTATGCTAGAAAACAAGGTCAGTACCTTTGGGATTAGTGGCTTTATGTTCTTGAGAGAGGGAGCTCTTGGCAGAGATAATCTTCTTTGCAGGTTCCTACGTCTTTTCCAGTGTTAGCCATTTAACATACGCATTTTGTTTCTGCTTTTCTGCAGATGATTTTCCAGGAAAGAGTAATAAGTCGTCGGCAAGCTGAGTTTGACCAGAGGAGAGTAGAGAGAGAGGAGAGGATCAAACAAATAATTCAGGCCCGGAAGCAGGAAAGAGATATTAAgagaaagaaaatattttatgtgAGGTCTGAGGAGGAGAGAATAAAGAAGATGCGCGAAGAGGAGGAGGCTCATAAACGTgaaggtatatattttcaatgAGATCTTTTCTTTTGAAAAAAGCCAGTTAACTTGATTCATAAATTTCCCCTTATCACATAGATAGAATTGTCTCACCTCTTATCCACTCATACAAATTTGAGTACATTGTTTAGAGTCATATCGGTTATGTTTTTCTgttatttaaattatgttttcgtCATTATTTAATGGATCTTTGAAACTTGCAGAGGCTGAGAGGCGGAGGAAAGAAGAAGCTGAGCACAAAGCAAAAATGGATGAGATTGCTGAAAAGCAAAGACAAAGAGAGCGTGAATTGGAAGAGAAAGAGAGGCTGAGGCGAGAAGCTCTCTTGGGAAGGGCACCGGAGGGGATCTCTAGGCCTTCTGAAATTCCTGCTGGGTCCCACACAACCGAGCCTGTAGTTGTGGCTccagctgctgctgctgctgctccAGCTCCTGGGAAATATGTTCCTAGGTTCCGGCGAGAAAGGCCTGAAAGCTCTGGTCCAGCTTCACCTTCTGAACCTGATCGATGGGGCAAGCCAGCACCCTCGGAACCTGACCGATGGGCTGCTGGTAGCAGGGCTCCTCCACTCCAATCTGATCGCTGGACTAGTGGCAGTAGGGCTCCACCTCAGGATTCTGATCGTTTGGCAGGTGGTGGTAGCAGAGCTACACCTCCAGATTCGAATCGTTTTGGTGGTGGTAGTGGGAACAGCAAGGCAGAACCCTGGCGATCTTCAAGGGCCAGGAACCCACAACGCGGTTGATCCGACTGCTGATCGTCAGATAGTGGGTTGGAATGAATGCAGAAATTTTTGTACTTGGGAACTACGTATGGTTGTCAATGACAAATGACAAAACAGCTTTGAGGCATATTGGTTTTTGGGGACGTGAAGACATGATAAAGTTGTATTatgttttttatttgtttatttatttttctctGATGTATTACTGCATTTTGTATGTCGAACCTTTTAGACAGTTGTTAAGGCTGGATTTTGTTTCTTCAATTTTTTAGATAGGGTTTTATTTCTTCAATGTCGAACTCTTAACAATGACTTTTGAATGTTATAGGCTTTTCTCTTTGCCTTTCCCTTttcattttctaaaaaaaatacaTTTAAGGTCTTTAAGAATTGAACTATGAATAGGGTTGCAAGTGGATCGACCCTGAGTTTTGATTTGATTGTAGAAGCTCGAATCCAGCTTGAGGTGAAGTTAAGAGTTATTTGAGCTTTGTTTTATGTTATTGGAATTGTTCTTCGTGTTACTGAGGATAACTTGGTAATTTTGCTTTTGGAATATTATCTTCAACTGCATTTGATTGTAGAGGTTATTCATTCGGGATTTGAGTCGTCCGCAGGTAGGTTGGACTTGTTGAATGTTTGTCTTCATTGTTTGTATCTCTCCTTTTATTTTGTCAAATCATTGACCACATGTAGTATGGTCGCTTTCCATGATCTTTTTGTTGCAAATGTGGAGGTTGGTAAGGAGGGTTTTGTCGGTTTTGTACTTATTTTTCACCTCCTTGGTTACCTCCCCACTTGAGATTCGAATGATTCTTCCAACTGGGGTTATAGGTATTTGAATAGGGATCTCGACCCTTGCTGCTTATGTAGCTCACCTCTTTCGGTTGGTTTTCGAACATGGCTTCACTCTCGTTGGTTTGACAGTCGACTCTAAACGATTAAGCTTCTCTAGGATTTGTTGATATCTGTCATCTTCACTGACAACTTTCACTGTTGGAGGCTTCGTTTTGTATGTGAATTTCTCATTTGGCCACATGAATTCATAGTCTTGTCATCTATGATTTTATAGACTCGTTCGTATGTGTGGTACATGATAGGTCCTCCAGTTGTTCCGTCTAAGCTCAACTTGGTGTTATTGTCTAAACCATTGTAAAAGATTTGTATTTGGAGCCATGCTTGCAGTCCATGGTGAGGACACTTCCTTAACATCGACTTCAAGTGCTCCTATGCTTTGTACAAACACTTAACTTTGTATTGTGTAAAATTGATGATTTCTCATTTGAGCTTGATGGTTTTGTTGGTAAGGaaaaacttatttaaaaattttccgcTAGCTCGTTTGTCCCACCTGGTGATAAAACCTGATTCttatgaatttaaaaattttctgcTAGCTCGTTCGTCCCATGTGGTGATAAAACCTGATTCTTTTGAATCTAACCAATCCGCTGAGTTGTcacaaaaagaaaacaaaaataatcGATGACGTACAACATCATTGGTTACTCTATTATACTTGAAGGTGTCACATGATTGAAGAAATCACTTCAAGTGTTGGTTCGAGTCTTTCACCACGTTTCCTTAAATTGCAAGGTTCTTTTGGATCACCTGGACCATAACTGTTTTAATCTCAAAATAATTGGTATTGCTTTCCGGTCTTTCGATGCTACCTTGCACTGCTTTTAGTGTTGGTAATGTGAACTCGTACCATGTCTTTTGAGCCATCAATAGCTCTCCACGGATATTTTCTTGTTGTTCTGGTAGATTGTCAAATAACGGATTTTCTCGAGGTAGATCAACTGCCGCAAGTGGATTGTTGTGCATCAGTAGATGATTGCGTGGCTCAATTGGAGTGTTTCGagtcataaacaaattaaaaattgaaaataatttaaccaaaaaaaaacaaaaataaatagacaaaaattttagaaaaagtaacagaattaaaaataatattgtatCTATAGTTTTTAACTTTACATAATCTATTGTAAAAATAAATTCTAGATCTAATGTTGAAACCTTTACGACAATGGTGCCAACAACTTGATCGTCGCTTAACGTGCGAACGTTTGACTGAAAAATGCTATAccaaaaacatatataataaagCAGCGGTGTCCGCCAATATacaagtcaaattgtaatatagtaaaaCGGAACACAAGAAAGTGTTCCGAGGATCATACCCAGAGGATGAATCAAATCTTATGAAAATACTTTTACAATAACATGtttaaatagtaataattaaaaTACTATATTATGATAAACAATAAAAGAGATAAATATcataaactaaattaaaataaaataaataaaaagaaaatcagACAAACAACCAAACTAATTTAACAAGCAGAAAGATTAATATCCGCTAAGGGAATTAACTACTCATGATTTTAATCATCTCAAtctcaaatgaaataaacatgtAAAAGAACACAATTAAATATAatgagaaaagagagaaaaataatcTTGTCGATGTCGATTAAACACAGAGTAGTAATTCTCTCGATTGGTAAACTAATATTGTCATTTGCAAaggaaaagaaatttaaatacttCGATTGAATAAAAGAAATTTTAGATCAAAAGCGTttggaaaataaaagagaaaaacctAAAACTAATTCTAATCTATTAGGGTTTTTTGATGAGTAAAAGACGATTTAGTTACATTGAACCCTTAAGGTCTTATTTGTAGAGTGAGTAGAAGCCCTAATTAGGTCACATGCATGTCCTAGGTTTTCGAACAAGTGATTGTGCAGACGAAAATAGCTCTGAAAATTTTGCGCACCACGTCAGGCTGTGTCGTGGTACACATAAGTTGTGTTGCAACACAACACTAAATTTATGAGCTTTGAAGTCCATGTCGCGCTTTCGTGGGTTGGGAAGTTTGTGCAACACTCTTCCCTTATTCCTACATCCATTAGGATTGAAATTAAGCATACTACACACTCAAATACACATATTAAAACTACATAAATCCCCGTGTCGGCCTAATAGGTCTAAGTTTGTGTAAAAACACTTCTTTTATTAACTTTTACTCCTCACCTACAAACTAATGAAAAtgcaataaataatattaaaatggatAGAAAACAAGCTCGTTAAATGCTGAACCGTATCTAAACTATCACTACAATTGACGGCAGGTCATGTAGCCACATTTCGAGTTGGCACTGAAGGGAATTATTCTTTTTTACACATCTAGTGCCTCTACATGAAGAGGCAAtgaaaaaatgtaaaaaaaaaatttacaccCACTAGTGTCGCCACTTCTAGTTCTGTTACCAAGTAAAAAAAAGTTCACATTAGGTGCCACCACTTTTGGTGCTATCACCaagtttattttttttacttattgTATGCCtctagtaaaaaaaaaattacacacCGGTGTCGTCACTTCTAATGCTGTTACCAAGTAAAAAGAAAGTTTCACATTTAGTGTCGccacttttttttttacattttgtgTGGCTCCAGTAAAAGTGGCAGcaccaaaaaataataaaacaaaatttacacCCTCTGATGCCTCCACTTTAGGTGTAGTCATCAAATAATTTCTTTTTACAGATGGGTGCCTCCACCTAAGGAGGCGATTccgagaaaataaaaaaaagttccTCCTAACTGGTGTCATCACTTTATGTGTTGCCACCAgaataattttctttaatttttttatatctcGAGAATACCCATGAAAATATGAgtatttcaaaaaatatataccAATGTCGCCTGGAAAAGTGGCggcataaaaaaattatttttttccttACTGTCTAATATGCTCAAATCATTAAAAGATGATTGCGACAAAAAAAAGGTGGTGCCACCTTAAAGAAGTGACGACACCAAATGTCACTATGAAAATGAGGTCATTTATCTAAATAATCTTGAGGTTGAATAAtttccataaattttttttttaatttggattaCTTTTCTGGAAAAAGTAAAATTAACCATGACAATGAGAAGAAACATATCAATATTTTTAAACAGTAGTTTTCACAACCTTAGAAATTTGTGCATTGCATGTCCAAAATCTATCctcaaattcatcatttcatATACTAGGACTCTCATCTTTTCAGCTTTTTTACTAAAATGAtctgaatttttttattatttgtaaAAGTGATTCACTTTTTCAATTAAGTACGTAAATGATTTAAATTGAACAGTGAACATGGGCGGTGCCAATAAAATtgccgtcatcacactatcacgtcAACCAATAATTGGttggtaaaataaaaaataatatttttgggtGGTGCCAATATATTTGGCGTCACCCATATAAATACTTGTATCTCATATAAGGCAAAAAAATTTTAAGTGGTGTCAAATAGATTAGTGTCACCCATATCAATTTTTTAGTGGTGCTAATTAGATTGGCGTCACCAGTCCTCAACCTTTACTTCTATGTCTTCTTTTGTTTTTACTGCCTTATATCTCTTTCTCTGCCGTTAACCTGGATTTGAAAAAGCtaatgaaaaatgaaaagaagagagaaataGAAAAAGGCAAGGCAAATGTGAAAAGAAGGAAAGCTTTTTAGAAAAGTTATGTTTCCAATATTAGtgcttataaaaaataatttaattcgaCTAACTTTAACTTGTAATTTTAGTTcaagataaaaaaattaactcTTGCCAAAATTGATTCATGTTACGACTTAATATGCATTTTTAATTCACATTAGAaatataattagttagttaagtaattatttgttaatataatttttgcttaaataattatttgttaacataatTTTGACTTCAATAAAAGTATTTGCTATCATTGTGGCTTTTTTCCCGAAAAAGTGCttggaaaaataaaaacatttcagCATGCaaacataatttttcataaaaaaaaatcttttttatttaatgCTAATTAATCCTTAATTCTCCCTCTCtcatttttcattttcctttcaGATCTTTTCATCTctcagtaatttttttttttttttgaaaactcttCCTCTTCCTATTAACTTTTTTGGAAAACTTTCCTCTCGTTCTCTCATTTGCCTTgcctttttctcattttttcttcttttttatttattattaactttttCAAATCACAGTTAATGACAAAGAAAGAGATATAAGAcaataaaaatgaaagaaaatggaaaaacaaaagttgaggATCAATAACATGAATCTAATTAGGCACCACCAAAAAATTGACATGAATAACACCAATCTATTTAGTATcactcaaatttttttttcatttctatgAAATACGTATGTTTATATAAGTAATGCCAAATACATTAACTCTATCTAAAAAAATTATTCTTTATTT
This is a stretch of genomic DNA from Gossypium arboreum isolate Shixiya-1 chromosome 11, ASM2569848v2, whole genome shotgun sequence. It encodes these proteins:
- the LOC108473510 gene encoding eukaryotic translation initiation factor 3 subunit A-like; protein product: MANFAKPENALKRAEELINVGQKQDALQALHNLITSKRYRAWQKPLERIMFKYVELCVDMRKGRFAKDGLIQYRIVCQHVNVSSLEEVIKHFMHLSTQKAEQARSQAEALEEALDVDDLEADKRPQDLMLSYVSGEKGKDRSDRELVTPWFKFLWETYRTVLEILRNNSKLEALYAMTAHRAFQFCKQYKRTTEFRRLCEIIRNHLANLNKYKDQRDRPDLSAPESLQLYLDTRFEQLKIATELGLWQEAFRSVEDIHGLMSIVKKTPKASLMVVYYAKLTEIFWISSSHLYHAYAWLNLFSLQKSFNKNLSQKDLQLIASSVVLAALSVTPYNQTRGASHLEVENEKERNLRMSNLIGFNLESKLENREVLSRSAVLTELVSKGVLSCATQEVKDLYHLLENDFLPLDVASKIHPLLMKISKLGGKLTSASSVPEVQLSQYVPSLERLATLRLLKQVSQLYETMKIESLSQMIPFCEFSMVEKISVDAVKHNFIAMKVDHMKGAVLFGNMGLESDKLQDHLTVFAESLNKARSMIYPAPKKASKLYEVLPGLGEIVDKEHRRLLARKSIIEKRKEEQERQLLEMEREEESKRQHLLKKTEEAEKKRLAAMFEQQRAERIRKEIEERELEEAQALLQETEKHLKRGKKKPILDGEKLTKQTLIERALSEQLKERQEQEKRLQKVAKTMDHLERAKREEAAPLIEAAFQRRLVEEKVLHEREQQLEVELSRQRHDGDLKEKNRLARMLENKMIFQERVISRRQAEFDQRRVEREERIKQIIQARKQERDIKRKKIFYVRSEEERIKKMREEEEAHKREEAERRRKEEAEHKAKMDEIAEKQRQRERELEEKERLRREALLGRAPEGISRPSEIPAGSHTTEPVVVAPAAAAAAPAPGKYVPRFRRERPESSGPASPSEPDRWGKPAPSEPDRWAAGSRAPPLQSDRWTSGSRAPPQDSDRLAGGGSRATPPDSNRFGGGSGNSKAEPWRSSRARNPQRG